The genomic segment TAACGGCGTTTCGGCGGCGAAAGGTGCAGCTATGAAAAAAATCGGATGGGCAATCGTCATATACGGCCTTATCGTATGGGGATTTTGGCTATACAAGGATGAGCTGCTCGCCTGGATGCAGAGCGGCTCCGGATCGTTGTGGACGATGCTGCTGCTGGCGGTGGCGCTCGCATTGTTTCCCGTTTTGCCATACAAGCTATTCATCGCTCTCGCCGCTTACGCTTACGGCGCGCCGGGAGGCGCGCTCATCAGCTGGTTCGGCGCGACCGTTGCGGCATTGCTTATGTATTTCTATGCGCGACTGTTCCTCGCGGACGCCGCGGAAGGCTGGCTGAACCGCAGTCCGAGGCTGAAGGCGTTCGCCGATCGGCTGGGCCGGCGGCCGTTCTGGTTCGTTTTTGCGGCACGGCTCGTGCCGTTTCTGCCGCAGCCGCTCGTGAACCTGTACGCGGCAGCAGCCGGCATCCGGCCGCTGCCCTATATCGCCGGCACCGCGCTCGGCAAGCTGCCGATGATGGCCGTCTATGCGTTCGCGGGGGAGAAGCTGCTGGGTTACTTATTGGGCTAACTTAGTCCGACTAGGCGAGAG from the Cohnella hashimotonis genome contains:
- a CDS encoding TVP38/TMEM64 family protein → MKKIGWAIVIYGLIVWGFWLYKDELLAWMQSGSGSLWTMLLLAVALALFPVLPYKLFIALAAYAYGAPGGALISWFGATVAALLMYFYARLFLADAAEGWLNRSPRLKAFADRLGRRPFWFVFAARLVPFLPQPLVNLYAAAAGIRPLPYIAGTALGKLPMMAVYAFAGEKLLGYLLG